A region of Panicum virgatum strain AP13 chromosome 8N, P.virgatum_v5, whole genome shotgun sequence DNA encodes the following proteins:
- the LOC120685319 gene encoding uncharacterized protein LOC120685319 — protein sequence MQQNSDWQRSNCFKKAWRRRREMARLTAMRLAVVALALCCCLNLIHADAAAGTAFPPGSKVTQGQGTRAAPPSCGADDQAVVEGEAEGAGGGGGGGGGRMDLELEDYPGSDANDRHSP from the exons ATGCAGCAGAACAGTGATTGGCAGCGCAGCAACTGTTTCAAGAAAgcctggaggaggagaagagagaTGGCGAGGCTCACCGCGATGCGCCTGGCGGTGGTCGCCCTGGCCTTGTGCTGCTGCCTGAATCTGATCCATGCAGATGCAGCTGCTGGCACTGCGTTCCCTCCAG GATCGAAGGTCACGCAGGGACAGGGTACCAGAGCAGCTCCGCCTTCGTGCGGCGCAGACGATCAG GCCGTCGTGGAGGGAGAAgcggagggggccggcggcggcggcggcggcggcggcgggaggatgGATCTGGAGCTGGAGGACTACCCGGGCTCCGACGCCAACGACCGGCACTCGCCGTGA
- the LOC120685318 gene encoding uncharacterized protein LOC120685318: MAGQDHVVVHVDGLAKSKDDGVAEKPSGGVTTSAAAASPSAVVHVVDENEEGGGGEEEPLIQAAECRICQEEDSVKNLEKPCTCSGSLKYAHRACVQRWCNEKGDTTCEICHEEYKPGYTAPPRVEPDETTIDIDGDLIMDLRDPRILAVAAAQRRLLEAEYDGYATTDASGAAFCRSAALILMALLLLRHALSISDNEGNDDDASTMFSLFLLRAAGFLLPCYIMAWIFSILHRRRQRQEEAALAAAEVGFILQSARGRAALQFAIAPDSPATPQQQEPSPQQPQQQ, from the exons ATGGCCGGCCAGGACCATGTGGTGGTTCATGTGGATGGCTTGGCGAAATCCAAGGACGACGGGGTCGCCGAGAAGCCGTCTGGGGGTGTGACCACCTCGGCGGCTGCTGCGTCTCCCTCCGCGGTTGTTCACGTGGTCGATGAGAAtgaggagggcggcggtggggaggagGAGCCGCTCATCCAGGCAGCCGAGTGCCGCATATGCCAGGAGGAGGACAGTGTCAAGAATCTCGAGAAGCCGTGCACTTGCAGTGGCAGCCTCAAG TATGCTCATAGAGCTTGTGTTCAACGCTGGTGCAATGAGAAAGGAGACACTACATGTGAAATTTGCCATGAG GAATACAAGCCTGGTTACACCGCACCACCTCGTGTTGAACCAGATGAGACAACCATAGACATCGA TGGAGATTTGATTATGGATTTGCGTGACCCAAGAATTCTCGCTGTAGCAGCTGCCCAGCGTCGTCTTCTTGAGGCAGAATATGATGGTTATGCTACGACAGATGCAAGTGGTGCTGCATTCTGCCGTTCTGCTGCACTTATT TTAATGGCACTGTTGTTGCTGAGGCATGCATTGTCCATCTCAGACAACGAAGGAAACGATGATGATGCTTCTACCATGTTCTCA CTTTTCTTGCTGCGAGCTGCTGGGTTTCTGCTGCCATGCTATATTATGGCTTGGATCTTCAGTATTTTGCATCGCCGGCGACAAAGACAG GAAGAGGCTGCACTGGCGGCAGCAGAGGTAGGCTTCATCCTACAGTCAGCCCGCGGACGTGCCGCCCTCCAGTTTGCCATTGCTCCAGACTCCCCTGCCACTCCACAGCAGCAGGAGCCATCACCGCAGCAGCCACAGCAGCAATAG
- the LOC120685316 gene encoding mannose-6-phosphate isomerase 1-like, with protein sequence MASPAASSAPAASLERRLGLGGMGRGLLAPADGADAGPPAPPMPGLMRLRCAVQHYEWGRRGAGSLVARLAAGDAADDRPCAELWMGTHPSAPSSLAPDVSLRDWIARNPAALGRAVAARWGGDLPFLFKVLSVAKALSIQAHPDRGLAAALHALRPATYRDANHKPEMAVAVTEFHALCGFAATKELKEVLRTVPEVQELVGKEESRKLLSVKEQDGGIGVRSYLKSAFTKLMVASEEAVSEAIAKLKSRLNAESKVRTLTKKEKLVLSLEKQYPGDVGVLAAYFMNYVKLSPGEALYVGANEPHAYLSGECIECMATSDNVVRAGLTPKYRDVQTLCSMLTYDQTFPEVLRGVPVQPYVTRYTPSADEFEVDRYLLPSDRSVTMSPVPGPSIFLVMEGEGEIQAGTMPDNTKAKEGDIFFVPAHTEVKLHTSGPKSMQVYRAGVNSRFLS encoded by the exons atGGCGTCCcccgcggcctcctccgcgcccgcGGCGTCGCTCGAGAGGCGGTTGGGCCTCGGCGGGATGGGCCGCGgcctcctcgcccccgccgacggcgccgacgccggcccgcccgcgccgccgatgCCGGGGCTCATGCGCCTGCGCTGCGCCGTGCAGCACTACGAGtggggccgccgcggcgccggctccCTCGtcgcgcgcctcgccgccggggacGCCGCCGATGACCGCCCGTGCGCCGAGCTGTGGATGGGCACGCACCCGTCCGCGCCGTCGTCGCTCGCGCCCGACGTGTCGCTGCGGGACTGGATAGCGCGCAACCCcgccgcgctgggccgcgccgtcgccgcgcgctgGGGCGGCGACCTCCCGTTCCTCTTCAAG GTGCTGTCGGTGGCGAAGGCGCTGTCGATCCAGGCGCACCCGGACCGCGGGCTCGCCGCGGCGCTGCACGCGCTGCGCCCGGCCACGTACCGCGACGCCAACCACAAGCCCGAGATGGCCGTCGCCGTCACCGAGTTCCACGCGCTCTGCGGCTTCGCCGCCACCAAG GAGCTCAAGGAAGTTTTGAGGACTGTACCCGAGGTTCAAGAGTTAGTAGGCAAAGAAGAATCCAGGAAGCTTTTGAGTGTCAAAGAGCAAGATGGGGGGATTGGAGTGAGGTCATATCTGAAATCAGCATTCACCAAGTTAATGGTAGCAAGTGAAGAAGCAGTTTCTGAAGCAATTGCAAAACTTAAGAGCCGCTTGAATGCTGAGAGTAAG GTTCGAACCTTAACAAAGAAGGAGAAATTGGTTTTATCATTGGAGAAGCAGTACCCAGGAGATGTTGGCGTTCTGGCAGCATATTTCATGAACTATGTTAAACTCAGTCCTGGTGAAGCACTTTATGTTGGTGCCAATGAACCTCATGCATATCTCTCAGGCGAGTGCATCGAGTGTATGGCCACTTCAGACAATGTTGTTCGTGCTGGCCTGACCCCTAAGTACAGAGATGTACAAACTCTTTGTTCAATGCTAACCTATGATCAG ACCTTCCCTGAAGTTCTGCGAGGAGTACCTGTACAGCCATATGTGACACGTTACACCCCTTCAGCCGACGAATTTGAAGTCGACCGCTACTTGCTACCCTCAGACAGATCAGTCACCATGTCTCCGGTGCCTGGCCCATCCATCTTCCTCGTCATGGAAGGTGAAGGAGAAATCCAGGCAGGCACCATGCCTGACAACACAAAGGCAAAGGAAGGCGACATTTTCTTTGTGCCAGCTCACACCGAGGTCAAGCTCCATACTTCTGGCCCCAAGTCCATGCAGGTGTACAGGGCTGGGGTTAACAGCAGATTCCTGAGTTGA
- the LOC120685313 gene encoding cysteine-rich receptor-like protein kinase 10 isoform X1 — MIVVIVLLTLGFTPPVAAQPWQICGDTVMNYTTSSRRHANLELLSTKLTDKATTSPDHFATDFAGVAPDTVYSLALCRGDVNSTACRACIAAACVGAQQLCPHRADATVFYPTCRLRFSGKNFLHPDNYSQIVDGVVNTMSTTDTTNTAPGLPGWDAGNAESVAAITEIVRELLQETARQAAYNSGARMFATGRMDAGGGRSFPALYSMAQCVPALTHRDCSSCLQVISFMATDDNFAGRQGGRLLALWCNLRYDTVHFYSGDPMVTIVSSVKEVVPPAPLVVPSRKHKRGMIKVVVPLLASIIGLIISFVLIRRRCIKGKGSQDKTKMNMKEDGTIVWGLEGRSSEFMIYDFSQVLEATDNFSEENKLGQGGFGPVYKGRFHDGLEVAVKRLASHSGQGFTQFKNEVQLIAKLQHTNLVRLLGCCSQEEEKILIYECLPNKSLDLFIFDDKRRVLLNWTTRLAIIEGIAQGLLYLHKHSRLRVIHRDLKASNILLDHDMNPKISDFGMARIFSTNNAEANTERIVGTYGYMAPEYASEGLFSIKSDVFSFGVLTLEIVSGKRSSGFRQYGDFINLLGHVSLLCPIQHAWQLWKDKRWLQIVDASLVVECHTLEIMRCINVALLCVQENAADRPTMSDVVVMLSSESMTLPEPKHPAYFHIRVTAEVTSIVSGMSIVNDTTISTLRGR, encoded by the exons AtgatcgtcgtcatcgtcctgCTCACTCTCGGCTTcacgccgccggtcgccgcccaACCCTGGCAGATCTGCGGCGACACGGTCATGAACTACACGaccagcagcaggcgccatgCCAATCTTGAGCTCCTATCCACCAAGCTCACCGACAAGGCCACCACAAGTCCAGACCACTTCGCCACGGACTTCGCCGGTGTCGCACCGGACACTGTCTACAGCCTCGCGCTCTGCCGCGGCGACGTGAACTCCACTGCCTGCCGCGCCTGCATCGCCGCCGCGTGTGTGGGCGCGCAGCAACTGTGCCCGCACCGTGCCGACGCCACCGTGTTCTACCCAACCTGCCGCCTCCGCTTCTCCGGCAAGAACTTCCTCCACCCCGACAACTACTCCCAGATCGTCGACGGCGTGGTCAACACCATGAGCACGACGGACACCACCAACACGGCGCCCGGGCTGCCCGGTTGGGATGCCGGCAACGCCGAGAGCGTCGCCGCCATCACCGAGATCGTCAGGGAGCTGCTGCAGGAGACGGCCCGGCAGGCGGCGTACAACTCCGGGGCGCGAATGTTCGCCACCGGCCgcatggacgccggcggcggcagaagCTTTCCGGCGTTGTACTCCATGGCGCAGTGCGTGCCGGCACTGACGCACAGGGACTGCTCGTCCTGTCTGCAGGTCATCAGCTTCATGGCCACGGACGACAACTTTGCTGGTAGACAAGGAGGACGGCTTCTTGCTCTGTGGTGTAACCTGAGGTACGACACGGTTCATTTCTACAGCGGCGATCCCATGGTGACAATCGTGTCGTCTGTGAAGGAGGTTGTGCCGCCAGCGCCACTTGTCGTTCCCAGCCGGAAACATAAGA GGGGGATGATCAAAGTTGTTGTTCCACTACTTGCATCGATTATTGGATTGATCATTTCCTTCGTACTCATAAGACGAAGGTGCATAAAAG GTAAAGGGTCTCAGGATAAGACTAAGATGAATATGAAGGAAGATGGAACCATTGTTTGGGGGCTAGAAGGAAGGAGTTCAGAATTCATGATTTATGACTTTTCACAAGTATTAGAGGCTACAGACAACTTCTCAGAAGAAAATAAACTTGGACAAGGGGGCTTTGGTCCTGTATACAAG GGTCGGTTTCATGATGGGTTGGAGGTAGCAGTCAAGAGACTTGCTTCACATTCAGGCCAAGGTTTCACACAGTTTAAAAATGAAGTACAGCTCATAGCCAAGCTCCAGCATACTAATCTGGTTAGACTCTTGGGATGCTGTTctcaggaggaggagaagataCTAATCTATGAATGTTTGCCAAATAAAAGCCTTGACCTTTTTATTTTTG ATGACAAAAGAAGAGTTTTACTGAATTGGACTACACGCCTAGCAATAATAGAAGGGATAGCACAAGGACTTCTGTATTTGCATAAGCACTCTAGGTTACGGGTCATACATAGAGATCTTAAAGCAAGCAATATTCTCCTGGACCATGACATGAATCCTAAAATTTCAGATTTTGGGATGGCAAGAATATTTAGCACAAACAATGCTGAAGCAAACACGGAAAGAATCGTTGGGACATA TGGCTATATGGCTCCTGAGTATGCATCAGAGGGTCTCTTTTCAATCAAATCCGATGTATTCAGCTTCGGTGTACTAACTCTTGAGATAGTCAGTGGAAAAAGATCATCAGGTTTTCGTCAATATGGAGACTTCATCAACCTTCTTGGACATGTAAGTCTTTTGTGTCCAATACAACAT GCATGGCAGTTgtggaaagacaaaagatggcTTCAAATAGTAGATGCATCATTAGTTGTTGAGTGTCATACATTAGAGATAATGAGATGCATTAACGTTGCATTGCTGTGTGTGCAAGAGAATGCAGCTGATCGACCCACCATGTCAGATGTGGTTGTGATGCTAAGCAGCGAGAGTATGACCCTGCCCGAGCCTAAGCACCCGGCATATTTCCACATAAGGGTGACAGCAGAAGTGACCTCAATAGTCTCTGGGATGTCAATTGTCAATGATACGACAATATCCACTTTACGTGGCAGATAA
- the LOC120685313 gene encoding cysteine-rich receptor-like protein kinase 10 isoform X2, producing MIVVIVLLTLGFTPPVAAQPWQICGDTVMNYTTSSRRHANLELLSTKLTDKATTSPDHFATDFAGVAPDTVYSLALCRGDVNSTACRACIAAACVGAQQLCPHRADATVFYPTCRLRFSGKNFLHPDNYSQIVDGVVNTMSTTDTTNTAPGLPGWDAGNAESVAAITEIVRELLQETARQAAYNSGARMFATGRMDAGGGRSFPALYSMAQCVPALTHRDCSSCLQVISFMATDDNFAGRQGGRLLALWCNLRYDTVHFYSGDPMVTIVSSVKEVVPPAPLVVPSRKHKRGMIKVVVPLLASIIGLIISFVLIRRRCIKGKGSQDKTKMNMKEDGTIVWGLEGRSSEFMIYDFSQVLEATDNFSEENKLGQGGFGPVYKGRFHDGLEVAVKRLASHSGQGFTQFKNEVQLIAKLQHTNLVRLLGCCSQEEEKILIYECLPNKSLDLFIFDDKRRVLLNWTTRLAIIEGIAQGLLYLHKHSRLRVIHRDLKASNILLDHDMNPKISDFGMARIFSTNNAEANTERIVGTYGYMAPEYASEGLFSIKSDVFSFGVLTLEIVSGKRSSGFRQYGDFINLLGHAWQLWKDKRWLQIVDASLVVECHTLEIMRCINVALLCVQENAADRPTMSDVVVMLSSESMTLPEPKHPAYFHIRVTAEVTSIVSGMSIVNDTTISTLRGR from the exons AtgatcgtcgtcatcgtcctgCTCACTCTCGGCTTcacgccgccggtcgccgcccaACCCTGGCAGATCTGCGGCGACACGGTCATGAACTACACGaccagcagcaggcgccatgCCAATCTTGAGCTCCTATCCACCAAGCTCACCGACAAGGCCACCACAAGTCCAGACCACTTCGCCACGGACTTCGCCGGTGTCGCACCGGACACTGTCTACAGCCTCGCGCTCTGCCGCGGCGACGTGAACTCCACTGCCTGCCGCGCCTGCATCGCCGCCGCGTGTGTGGGCGCGCAGCAACTGTGCCCGCACCGTGCCGACGCCACCGTGTTCTACCCAACCTGCCGCCTCCGCTTCTCCGGCAAGAACTTCCTCCACCCCGACAACTACTCCCAGATCGTCGACGGCGTGGTCAACACCATGAGCACGACGGACACCACCAACACGGCGCCCGGGCTGCCCGGTTGGGATGCCGGCAACGCCGAGAGCGTCGCCGCCATCACCGAGATCGTCAGGGAGCTGCTGCAGGAGACGGCCCGGCAGGCGGCGTACAACTCCGGGGCGCGAATGTTCGCCACCGGCCgcatggacgccggcggcggcagaagCTTTCCGGCGTTGTACTCCATGGCGCAGTGCGTGCCGGCACTGACGCACAGGGACTGCTCGTCCTGTCTGCAGGTCATCAGCTTCATGGCCACGGACGACAACTTTGCTGGTAGACAAGGAGGACGGCTTCTTGCTCTGTGGTGTAACCTGAGGTACGACACGGTTCATTTCTACAGCGGCGATCCCATGGTGACAATCGTGTCGTCTGTGAAGGAGGTTGTGCCGCCAGCGCCACTTGTCGTTCCCAGCCGGAAACATAAGA GGGGGATGATCAAAGTTGTTGTTCCACTACTTGCATCGATTATTGGATTGATCATTTCCTTCGTACTCATAAGACGAAGGTGCATAAAAG GTAAAGGGTCTCAGGATAAGACTAAGATGAATATGAAGGAAGATGGAACCATTGTTTGGGGGCTAGAAGGAAGGAGTTCAGAATTCATGATTTATGACTTTTCACAAGTATTAGAGGCTACAGACAACTTCTCAGAAGAAAATAAACTTGGACAAGGGGGCTTTGGTCCTGTATACAAG GGTCGGTTTCATGATGGGTTGGAGGTAGCAGTCAAGAGACTTGCTTCACATTCAGGCCAAGGTTTCACACAGTTTAAAAATGAAGTACAGCTCATAGCCAAGCTCCAGCATACTAATCTGGTTAGACTCTTGGGATGCTGTTctcaggaggaggagaagataCTAATCTATGAATGTTTGCCAAATAAAAGCCTTGACCTTTTTATTTTTG ATGACAAAAGAAGAGTTTTACTGAATTGGACTACACGCCTAGCAATAATAGAAGGGATAGCACAAGGACTTCTGTATTTGCATAAGCACTCTAGGTTACGGGTCATACATAGAGATCTTAAAGCAAGCAATATTCTCCTGGACCATGACATGAATCCTAAAATTTCAGATTTTGGGATGGCAAGAATATTTAGCACAAACAATGCTGAAGCAAACACGGAAAGAATCGTTGGGACATA TGGCTATATGGCTCCTGAGTATGCATCAGAGGGTCTCTTTTCAATCAAATCCGATGTATTCAGCTTCGGTGTACTAACTCTTGAGATAGTCAGTGGAAAAAGATCATCAGGTTTTCGTCAATATGGAGACTTCATCAACCTTCTTGGACAT GCATGGCAGTTgtggaaagacaaaagatggcTTCAAATAGTAGATGCATCATTAGTTGTTGAGTGTCATACATTAGAGATAATGAGATGCATTAACGTTGCATTGCTGTGTGTGCAAGAGAATGCAGCTGATCGACCCACCATGTCAGATGTGGTTGTGATGCTAAGCAGCGAGAGTATGACCCTGCCCGAGCCTAAGCACCCGGCATATTTCCACATAAGGGTGACAGCAGAAGTGACCTCAATAGTCTCTGGGATGTCAATTGTCAATGATACGACAATATCCACTTTACGTGGCAGATAA